One window from the genome of Pseudonocardia hierapolitana encodes:
- a CDS encoding HNH endonuclease, with the protein MTPDAVPGALSDALPDDLLNSATINAWVDRLARFDRDVPDTERIEQLRALERLKSAAAAAQARIAVDLDTSMRAGHAATGMPAQRQGRGVAAQVALARQESPYRGGRHLGLAKVLVAEMPHTLTALEQGAISEWRAGLLAQETIFLSKEYRQLVDAHLCADPSGLTGWGDRRLTAEIRKIAYRLDPAGYTRRRAKAESERRVTSRPAPDVMARVTALLPVAHGVAVHAALREAADTAIAAGDGRTRGQLMADTLVERVTGQATATGVPVEIHLIMTDRTLLGEGEGDGREQPALLAGYGPIPAGLARRLAVTGAETETAWLRRLYVIPESGRLVGMDSTRRVFPAGLARFIEIRDQYCTTPWCDAPIRHIDHALPHHQGGATSAENGNGTCAQCNYARQAPGWEIRPEPGSRHTLRITTPTGHGYRSTAPPPPGHSSSDRRRPPGPRARRARGTSPHRGDQRTAAGATMAAQIRARSSSVTQGGIA; encoded by the coding sequence GTGACGCCGGACGCCGTGCCGGGCGCGCTGTCAGACGCGCTACCGGACGACCTGCTGAACTCCGCAACGATCAACGCCTGGGTCGATCGGCTGGCCCGGTTCGATCGGGACGTCCCCGACACCGAACGGATCGAGCAGCTGCGGGCCCTGGAACGGTTGAAGTCGGCCGCCGCGGCCGCCCAGGCCCGGATCGCCGTCGACCTGGACACCTCGATGCGGGCCGGGCACGCGGCCACCGGGATGCCGGCGCAGCGGCAGGGCCGCGGGGTGGCCGCGCAGGTGGCGCTGGCCCGCCAGGAATCCCCCTACCGCGGTGGCCGGCACCTGGGGTTGGCCAAGGTCCTGGTCGCCGAGATGCCCCACACCCTGACCGCGCTCGAACAGGGCGCGATCTCCGAATGGCGGGCCGGCCTGCTCGCCCAGGAAACAATCTTCCTGTCCAAGGAATACCGCCAGCTCGTCGACGCCCACCTGTGCGCCGACCCGTCCGGGCTGACCGGGTGGGGGGACCGCCGGTTGACCGCCGAGATCCGCAAGATCGCCTACCGGCTCGACCCGGCCGGATACACCCGACGCCGCGCGAAGGCCGAGTCGGAGCGGCGGGTCACCTCCCGGCCGGCCCCGGACGTCATGGCCCGGGTCACCGCGCTGCTCCCGGTCGCCCACGGGGTCGCCGTCCACGCCGCCCTGCGCGAAGCCGCCGACACCGCGATCGCGGCCGGGGACGGGCGCACCCGGGGCCAGTTGATGGCCGACACCCTTGTCGAACGCGTGACCGGGCAGGCCACCGCGACCGGGGTGCCGGTGGAGATCCACCTGATCATGACCGACCGGACCCTCCTCGGCGAAGGCGAAGGCGACGGCCGTGAGCAGCCGGCGCTGCTGGCCGGGTACGGGCCGATCCCGGCCGGCCTGGCCCGCCGACTCGCGGTGACGGGCGCCGAAACCGAGACCGCCTGGCTGCGGCGGCTGTATGTCATCCCCGAGAGCGGGCGGCTGGTCGGGATGGACTCCACCCGGCGGGTGTTCCCGGCCGGGCTGGCCCGGTTCATCGAGATCCGCGACCAGTACTGCACCACCCCGTGGTGCGACGCCCCGATCCGCCACATCGACCACGCCCTACCCCACCACCAGGGCGGGGCGACCTCGGCGGAGAACGGCAACGGGACCTGCGCCCAGTGCAACTACGCCCGCCAGGCACCCGGCTGGGAAATTCGGCCGGAGCCCGGGTCGCGGCACACGCTGCGGATCACCACACCGACCGGGCACGGCTACCGCAGCACCGCACCCCCACCGCCCGGCCACTCGTCCTCCGACCGACGCCGGCCGCCGGGGCCGCGGGCTCGCCGAGCCCGGGGGACGTCACCACACCGCGGCGATCAACGCACCGCCGCCGGGGCCACCATGGCCGCGCAGATCCGGGCCAGGTCGTCGTCGGTGACACAGGGCGGTATCGCGTAG
- a CDS encoding adenosylmethionine--8-amino-7-oxononanoate transaminase, whose product MLTPTQLLELDRKHVWHPYAPMPGVRPPYLVESAAGVRLRLAEPVDGVRELVDGMSSWWSAIHGYAHPVLDEAVRDQLGRMSHVMFGGLTHEPAIRLATTLVEITPEPLQHVFLADSGSISVEVAIKMCLQYWRSRGRPERRRLLTWRGGYHGDTWHPMSVCDPDGGMHHVWAGALPEQVFADAPPREFEPTYVEHLAAVLARHAHEVAAVIVEPVVQNAGGMRFHSPRYLQALRELADAHDVLLVFDEIATGFGRTGELFGADHARVSPDVMCVGKALTGGYLSMAATLCTPDVAEGISRGELSVLAHGPTFMGNPLAAAAANASLGLLLGGDWRGGISRIEKGLHAGLEPARDLPGVRDVRALGAIGVVQLDHEVDMAAATAAAVREGVWLRPFRDLVYTMPPYVTDDDDLARICAAAVAAAAVG is encoded by the coding sequence GTGCTCACCCCCACCCAGCTGCTCGAGCTCGACCGGAAGCACGTCTGGCACCCGTATGCGCCCATGCCGGGGGTGCGCCCGCCGTACCTGGTGGAGTCCGCGGCGGGGGTGCGGTTGCGGTTGGCCGAGCCGGTCGACGGGGTGCGCGAGCTGGTCGACGGGATGTCGTCGTGGTGGTCGGCCATCCACGGCTACGCCCACCCCGTGCTGGACGAGGCCGTGCGCGACCAGCTCGGACGGATGAGCCACGTCATGTTCGGCGGGCTCACCCACGAGCCGGCGATCCGCCTGGCCACCACTCTCGTCGAGATCACCCCGGAGCCGCTGCAGCACGTCTTCCTCGCCGACTCGGGGTCGATCTCCGTCGAGGTCGCGATCAAGATGTGCCTGCAGTACTGGCGCTCACGCGGACGTCCCGAGCGGCGGCGGCTGCTCACCTGGCGGGGCGGCTACCACGGCGACACCTGGCACCCCATGTCCGTCTGCGACCCGGACGGCGGCATGCACCACGTCTGGGCGGGCGCGCTGCCGGAGCAGGTCTTCGCCGACGCGCCGCCCCGCGAGTTCGAGCCCACCTACGTGGAGCACCTGGCGGCCGTGCTCGCGCGGCACGCGCACGAGGTGGCTGCCGTCATCGTCGAGCCGGTGGTGCAGAACGCGGGCGGCATGCGGTTCCACTCGCCGCGCTACCTCCAGGCCCTCCGCGAGCTCGCGGACGCCCACGACGTGCTGCTCGTGTTCGACGAGATCGCTACCGGCTTCGGGCGCACCGGTGAGCTGTTCGGCGCCGATCACGCCCGCGTGAGCCCGGACGTCATGTGCGTCGGCAAGGCCCTGACCGGCGGATACCTCTCGATGGCCGCCACCCTGTGCACCCCGGATGTGGCCGAGGGGATCTCCCGCGGCGAGCTGTCGGTGCTCGCCCACGGTCCGACGTTCATGGGCAACCCCCTCGCGGCGGCCGCGGCGAACGCGTCGCTCGGCCTCCTGCTCGGTGGCGACTGGCGTGGCGGGATCTCCCGGATCGAGAAGGGGCTCCACGCCGGACTGGAGCCGGCGCGCGACCTGCCCGGAGTGCGGGACGTGCGTGCCCTCGGCGCCATAGGTGTGGTGCAGCTCGACCACGAGGTCGACATGGCGGCCGCGACCGCCGCCGCCGTGCGGGAGGGGGTGTGGCTGCGCCCGTTCCGCGACCTGGTCTACACGATGCCGCCCTACGTCACCGACGACGACGACCTGGCCCGCATCTGCGCGGCCGCGGTGGCCGCGGCAGCGGTGGGTTGA
- a CDS encoding DMT family transporter, with product MPWLFLVGAILSEVVATLALKLSEGFSRLVPSVVVVIGYVVAFGMLSQALTRGMAIGVAYGVWAAAGVALVAVAGAVFFGEGMTVVQVGGIALVIAGVLALELGAAH from the coding sequence GTGCCCTGGCTCTTCCTCGTCGGCGCGATCCTGTCGGAGGTCGTCGCGACCCTCGCACTCAAGCTCTCCGAGGGCTTCTCCAGGCTCGTCCCGTCGGTCGTCGTCGTGATCGGGTACGTCGTCGCGTTCGGCATGCTGTCCCAGGCGTTGACGCGCGGAATGGCGATCGGCGTCGCGTACGGCGTGTGGGCGGCGGCCGGGGTCGCACTCGTCGCGGTCGCAGGCGCCGTGTTCTTCGGGGAAGGCATGACGGTGGTGCAGGTCGGCGGGATCGCGCTGGTCATCGCCGGCGTGCTCGCCCTCGAGCTGGGGGCGGCGCACTGA
- a CDS encoding TetR/AcrR family transcriptional regulator: MSQRVVAQEAGVPPSAVTYYFPTVDDLLVAALAGCNDDYLRHLDECTRDPDPIGALARVITESNGSLRAHAAAEYELFLIAARRPELRPEIERWTAALDAYLAPHVADPVRRAAAAATVDGLLLRCFLAGDPPSADEVRAVLASVLGC; this comes from the coding sequence GTGAGCCAGCGGGTGGTCGCGCAGGAGGCGGGCGTCCCGCCGAGCGCCGTCACCTACTACTTCCCGACAGTCGACGACCTGCTCGTCGCGGCGCTCGCCGGTTGCAACGACGACTACCTGCGCCACCTCGACGAGTGCACGCGCGATCCCGACCCGATCGGGGCGCTGGCCCGGGTGATCACCGAGAGCAACGGCTCCCTGCGAGCGCACGCCGCCGCGGAGTACGAGCTCTTCCTCATCGCCGCCCGCCGTCCGGAACTACGGCCGGAGATCGAGCGCTGGACGGCCGCCCTGGACGCCTACCTCGCCCCCCACGTCGCCGACCCCGTGCGCCGGGCGGCCGCGGCCGCAACCGTCGACGGACTGCTCCTCCGCTGCTTCCTCGCGGGCGACCCGCCGAGCGCCGACGAGGTGCGCGCCGTGCTCGCGAGCGTCCTCGGCTGCTGA
- a CDS encoding TetR/AcrR family transcriptional regulator, protein MRQNPARRATLLDAAIEVLAREGARGLTFRAVDTEAQVPVGTASNYFSSRDELLTQVGHRYYERLEPDATVLEAALSGPRDRDRVTELMCDIVKRVTEFRSGYLALLELRLESTRRPELRELLSKRIRADLDFNIRNHEESGLPGDATTVVVLYLALNWLILDRLTLPDLFPEGQVDDLVTEIVERILPGPRRSA, encoded by the coding sequence ATGCGGCAGAACCCGGCTCGGCGGGCGACGCTCCTGGACGCGGCGATCGAGGTGCTGGCCAGGGAGGGGGCGCGCGGGCTCACCTTCCGCGCGGTCGACACGGAGGCGCAGGTGCCCGTCGGCACGGCCTCCAACTACTTCAGCAGCCGCGACGAGCTGCTCACCCAGGTCGGCCACCGCTACTACGAGCGGCTCGAGCCCGACGCCACCGTGCTCGAAGCCGCGCTCTCCGGGCCCCGGGACCGCGACCGGGTCACCGAGCTCATGTGCGACATCGTGAAGCGGGTCACCGAGTTCCGCTCCGGTTACCTGGCGCTGTTGGAGCTGCGCCTGGAGAGCACGCGCCGGCCCGAACTGCGCGAGCTGCTCAGCAAGCGGATCCGCGCCGACCTCGACTTCAACATCCGCAACCACGAGGAGTCCGGCCTGCCGGGCGACGCCACCACCGTGGTCGTGCTCTACCTGGCGCTGAACTGGCTGATCCTGGATCGGCTCACGCTTCCCGACCTCTTCCCGGAGGGACAGGTCGACGACCTGGTCACCGAGATCGTGGAGCGCATCCTGCCCGGGCCGCGGCGCTCGGCCTGA
- a CDS encoding dihydrofolate reductase family protein — MRKLVYYVGTTIDGFIAAPDGSADFYPVTPDVIEFLSTAYPDALPTHVREQLGVDVPNPNFDVGVQGRATYQAALDIGVTSPFAHLRQYVVSTTYESEDPAVEIISTDVVGRIRELKAEDGKDIYLMGGSRLAGTLLAEIDSIVLKVYPVVAGAGIPLFTGDFTPTSFTLTGTRTLEGGTVILTYDR; from the coding sequence GTGCGAAAGCTCGTCTACTACGTCGGCACGACCATCGACGGCTTCATCGCCGCCCCGGACGGGAGCGCCGACTTCTACCCGGTCACGCCGGACGTGATCGAGTTCCTCAGCACCGCCTACCCCGACGCCCTGCCCACCCACGTGCGCGAGCAGCTCGGGGTGGACGTCCCCAACCCGAACTTCGACGTCGGGGTACAGGGCCGCGCCACCTACCAGGCCGCCCTCGACATCGGGGTCACCAGCCCGTTCGCGCACCTGCGGCAGTACGTGGTCTCCACGACCTACGAGAGTGAGGATCCCGCCGTCGAGATCATCTCGACCGACGTCGTCGGCCGGATCCGGGAGCTCAAGGCCGAGGACGGCAAGGACATCTATCTCATGGGCGGGTCCCGGCTCGCCGGGACCCTGCTCGCGGAGATCGACTCGATCGTCCTGAAGGTCTACCCGGTGGTGGCCGGGGCCGGGATCCCGCTGTTCACGGGCGACTTCACGCCCACGAGCTTCACGCTGACCGGCACCCGGACTCTGGAGGGCGGAACGGTGATCCTCACCTACGACCGATGA
- a CDS encoding MFS transporter codes for MTTAQPVRAGRREWIGLAVLALACLLYVMDLTVLHLAIPALSEDLQPTSTQLLWIIDVYGFMVAGALVTMGTLGDRIGRRRLLLVGAAAFGAVSVLAAFSTTPEMLIVSRALLGIAGATVAPSTLSLIFHMFQDPKQRSLAVGIWIGAFSAGSAIGPVLGGLVLEAFWWGSVFLLALPVMGALLVLGPRVLPEYRDPGAGRLDLRSAAMSVVALLAIVHGLKGIAQDGIAIEPVLSIVGGAVVGALWVRRQQRLADPMIDVALFRIRRFNAALVVNFLAIFVMIGYFLFIGQYLQLVAGMSPLQAGLWSLPGALGFVVSSQFAPRYLQRIRAANVVACGLAAASAGLFVLTTVQVDGGLVAIVVSSVVISLGMGPVFGLTTEMVVGSAPTEKAGAASGISETAAELGGALGIAVLGSIGATIYRNGVAAGLPAAVPDEAGHAARDTLGGAISAAAHLPEPAATALVDVAREAFVAGLQLTSAAAGVIAAGIAVVAAVALRDGEAEQQEPEPEPSYC; via the coding sequence ATGACGACGGCGCAGCCAGTGCGGGCCGGTCGGCGCGAGTGGATCGGCCTCGCCGTCCTCGCGCTGGCCTGCCTGCTCTACGTGATGGACCTGACGGTGCTGCACCTCGCCATCCCCGCGTTGAGCGAGGACCTGCAGCCGACGAGCACGCAGCTGCTGTGGATCATCGACGTCTACGGCTTCATGGTGGCCGGTGCACTCGTCACGATGGGCACGCTCGGGGACCGGATCGGCCGGAGGCGGCTGCTGCTGGTGGGCGCAGCCGCCTTCGGAGCCGTGTCGGTGCTCGCGGCCTTCTCCACCACCCCCGAGATGCTCATCGTCAGCCGAGCGCTCCTCGGGATCGCCGGAGCCACCGTGGCCCCGTCCACGCTGTCGCTGATCTTCCACATGTTCCAGGACCCGAAGCAGCGCTCGCTCGCCGTCGGGATCTGGATCGGGGCGTTCTCCGCAGGCAGCGCGATCGGGCCGGTGCTCGGCGGGCTGGTGCTCGAGGCGTTCTGGTGGGGATCGGTGTTCCTGCTCGCACTGCCGGTGATGGGCGCACTGCTCGTGCTCGGCCCCCGCGTGCTGCCCGAGTACCGCGACCCGGGCGCGGGCCGGCTCGACCTGCGCAGTGCCGCGATGTCCGTCGTCGCCCTGCTCGCGATCGTGCACGGTTTGAAGGGCATCGCCCAGGACGGGATCGCGATCGAGCCGGTGCTCAGCATCGTCGGCGGCGCGGTCGTCGGAGCGCTGTGGGTGCGCCGCCAGCAGCGGCTCGCCGACCCCATGATCGACGTCGCCCTGTTCCGGATCCGCAGGTTCAACGCCGCGCTCGTCGTGAACTTCCTGGCGATCTTCGTGATGATCGGGTACTTCCTGTTCATCGGTCAGTACCTGCAGCTGGTGGCCGGGATGTCGCCGCTGCAGGCCGGCCTGTGGTCGCTGCCGGGCGCGCTCGGTTTCGTCGTCAGCTCGCAGTTCGCGCCGCGCTACCTGCAGCGCATCCGGGCCGCGAACGTGGTGGCCTGCGGGCTCGCCGCCGCGTCGGCCGGGCTGTTCGTGCTCACCACGGTGCAGGTCGACGGCGGGCTCGTGGCGATCGTCGTCTCGTCGGTGGTGATCTCCCTCGGCATGGGCCCGGTGTTCGGCCTGACCACCGAGATGGTCGTCGGCTCCGCCCCCACGGAGAAGGCGGGCGCGGCCTCGGGCATCTCGGAGACGGCCGCGGAGCTGGGCGGGGCGCTCGGGATCGCGGTGCTGGGCAGCATCGGCGCCACGATCTACCGCAACGGCGTGGCGGCCGGCCTGCCCGCCGCCGTGCCGGACGAGGCCGGGCACGCCGCCCGCGACACGCTCGGCGGGGCCATCTCGGCGGCCGCGCACCTGCCCGAGCCCGCGGCGACCGCACTGGTCGACGTTGCGCGCGAGGCGTTCGTCGCGGGGCTGCAGCTGACCTCCGCGGCGGCCGGGGTCATCGCCGCGGGCATCGCGGTGGTCGCCGCCGTGGCGCTGCGCGACGGCGAGGCCGAGCAGCAGGAGCCCGAACCCGAACCGTCCTACTGCTGA
- a CDS encoding epoxide hydrolase family protein: MIEPFRIAVPQTHVDDLHRRLERALWPDELPDAGWEYGVAAGHLRDLARRWRGTYDWRAHEERLNELPQFVTEIDGQNVHFAHVRSTDPAAVPLLLTHGWPSTFADFAGIVEPLVTGDPAFHLVAPSLPGFGFSGPTRERGWDVRRIARAWAELMHRLGYERYVVQGGDFGSLISPEVARVAPEHVAGVHVNALVTAVDWTAADPTAGLDPDDVARLQAGAAEWAERAGYATIQSTRPQTLAYALTDSPLGLLAWNLEWFVDYDPTRAVQTPVDPDAFLTDVSIFWFTRTAGSAARLYKEAGSAFYGGKRVEVPTAVAVFPGDGALRALAERSLSVVRWTEYERGGHFASLQAPDLLVADIQAFVRGLQQ, encoded by the coding sequence GTGATCGAACCGTTCCGCATCGCCGTGCCCCAGACCCACGTCGACGACCTGCACCGCCGCCTGGAGCGGGCGCTCTGGCCCGACGAGCTGCCGGACGCCGGCTGGGAGTACGGCGTCGCGGCCGGTCACCTGCGTGACCTGGCGCGGCGGTGGCGCGGCACGTACGACTGGCGGGCCCACGAGGAGCGGCTGAACGAGCTCCCGCAGTTCGTGACGGAGATCGACGGCCAGAACGTGCACTTCGCGCACGTCCGCTCGACCGACCCGGCCGCGGTGCCGCTGCTGCTGACTCACGGCTGGCCCAGCACGTTCGCCGACTTCGCCGGGATCGTCGAGCCGCTGGTCACCGGCGACCCTGCCTTCCACCTGGTGGCGCCGTCGCTGCCCGGCTTCGGCTTCTCCGGTCCCACCCGCGAGCGCGGGTGGGACGTGCGCCGGATCGCCCGCGCGTGGGCGGAGCTGATGCACCGGCTCGGCTACGAGCGCTACGTCGTACAGGGCGGTGACTTCGGCTCGTTGATCTCCCCGGAGGTGGCGCGGGTGGCGCCCGAGCACGTCGCCGGCGTGCACGTCAACGCGCTCGTCACGGCCGTCGACTGGACCGCTGCGGACCCGACCGCCGGGCTCGATCCCGATGACGTGGCCCGCCTGCAGGCCGGGGCCGCCGAGTGGGCGGAGCGCGCCGGTTACGCCACGATCCAGTCGACCCGCCCGCAGACGCTCGCCTACGCCCTCACCGACTCCCCGCTCGGCCTGCTCGCGTGGAACCTGGAGTGGTTCGTGGACTACGACCCGACCCGCGCAGTGCAGACGCCGGTGGACCCGGACGCGTTCCTCACCGACGTCTCGATCTTCTGGTTCACCCGCACCGCAGGCTCGGCCGCCCGCCTCTACAAGGAGGCCGGCAGCGCGTTCTACGGCGGGAAGCGGGTGGAGGTGCCCACGGCGGTCGCGGTGTTCCCCGGCGACGGGGCGCTGCGCGCGCTGGCCGAGCGTTCCCTGTCCGTGGTGCGGTGGACCGAGTACGAGCGCGGCGGCCACTTCGCGTCGCTGCAGGCACCCGACCTGCTGGTGGCGGACATCCAGGCCTTCGTCCGCGGGCTTCAGCAGTAG
- a CDS encoding DUF4189 domain-containing protein, giving the protein MMRIRSTITRAAAAVVLAAGAMVLSAAPASAAPNTWAAIAISVQTGNIGYAYEHPSGSAAARAAVRKCGASDCQEAVRVTNGCAAVAQAKNLAWGWGYAASLEEAKRVAVRSTPGKGARVLAYACSGAHR; this is encoded by the coding sequence ATGATGCGCATCCGTTCCACGATCACCCGGGCCGCCGCGGCGGTGGTACTCGCGGCGGGCGCCATGGTCCTGAGCGCCGCCCCGGCGAGCGCCGCACCCAACACGTGGGCCGCCATCGCGATCTCCGTGCAGACCGGCAACATCGGCTACGCCTACGAGCACCCCTCCGGCTCGGCGGCGGCGCGCGCCGCGGTCAGGAAGTGCGGGGCGAGCGACTGCCAGGAGGCCGTGCGCGTGACGAACGGCTGCGCCGCCGTGGCCCAGGCCAAGAACCTCGCGTGGGGCTGGGGGTACGCCGCGTCGCTCGAGGAGGCCAAGCGCGTGGCGGTGCGCTCGACCCCGGGCAAGGGCGCGCGCGTGCTCGCGTACGCCTGCAGCGGCGCCCACCGCTGA
- a CDS encoding dienelactone hydrolase family protein — MARVDVEISAPEGNCRASLHVPEGDGPWPGVLLFPDAGGLRETKRVMADRLAGMGYVTLVPDVYYREGEWSPFDVATLFTVPDELARMAGYSSKLTPERIASDSGAYLDFLLARPEVAGTAAGTTGYCMGGRMSLITAGAHPDEVAAAASFHGGRIAVADDPQSPHLAAGRITATVYVAGAQDDDHFTAEQAQLLDTALTEAGVRHTVEFYPAKHGFAVPDNDTYDPTAEERHWKALETLYGSALQA, encoded by the coding sequence GTGGCTCGCGTCGACGTCGAGATCAGCGCACCCGAGGGCAACTGTCGCGCATCCCTGCACGTGCCCGAGGGCGACGGGCCCTGGCCGGGCGTGCTCCTGTTCCCGGATGCGGGCGGGCTGCGGGAGACCAAGCGCGTCATGGCCGACCGGCTCGCGGGCATGGGCTACGTGACGCTGGTGCCGGACGTCTACTACCGCGAGGGCGAGTGGTCGCCGTTCGACGTCGCCACCCTGTTCACCGTGCCCGACGAGCTCGCGCGGATGGCCGGGTACTCGAGCAAGCTCACGCCGGAGCGGATCGCCTCGGACAGCGGCGCCTACCTCGACTTCCTGCTGGCGCGGCCCGAGGTCGCCGGCACCGCGGCCGGGACCACGGGCTACTGCATGGGCGGCCGGATGTCGCTGATCACGGCCGGTGCGCACCCGGACGAGGTCGCCGCCGCCGCGTCGTTCCACGGGGGGCGGATCGCCGTGGCGGACGACCCGCAGAGCCCGCACCTCGCGGCCGGCCGCATCACCGCCACCGTGTACGTGGCCGGGGCGCAGGACGACGACCACTTCACGGCCGAGCAGGCGCAGCTGCTCGACACGGCGCTCACCGAGGCCGGTGTGCGGCACACCGTGGAGTTCTACCCGGCGAAGCACGGGTTCGCGGTGCCGGACAACGACACGTACGACCCGACCGCAGAGGAACGGCACTGGAAGGCGCTCGAAACCCTCTACGGGTCAGCGTTGCAGGCCTGA
- a CDS encoding AAA family ATPase, producing MSSHRPVDLQICLGCAARFTDPVVAPDAPVLICADCGHRQPFRRLPLFALTGPSGAGKSTVARLLPQALADVAVVVEQDVLWAAGLQDPADDFAGFRRVWLRMAAMIHQSGRPVVLVGTVVPEQFERRPERVFVGDIHYLALVAEPDLLRSRLRARPAWRGWDEPRIAETVEFNDWLRHNGPALDPPVDLLDTTTLELAETARRVVEWVRRGLDQACNADP from the coding sequence TTGAGCAGCCACCGCCCGGTCGACCTGCAGATCTGCCTCGGGTGCGCTGCCCGGTTCACCGACCCGGTCGTCGCACCCGATGCACCGGTGCTGATCTGCGCCGACTGCGGACACCGGCAGCCGTTCCGGCGGCTGCCGCTGTTCGCGCTCACCGGCCCGAGCGGGGCGGGCAAGTCCACGGTGGCCCGCCTGCTCCCGCAGGCCTTGGCCGACGTGGCGGTCGTGGTCGAGCAGGACGTGCTGTGGGCCGCAGGCCTGCAGGATCCGGCCGACGACTTCGCGGGCTTCCGCCGGGTCTGGCTGCGGATGGCCGCGATGATCCACCAGAGCGGGCGACCGGTCGTGCTGGTCGGCACGGTGGTGCCGGAGCAGTTCGAGCGGCGTCCGGAGCGCGTCTTCGTCGGGGACATCCACTACCTGGCGCTGGTGGCCGAGCCCGACCTGCTCCGGTCCCGGCTGCGCGCGCGTCCGGCCTGGCGGGGCTGGGACGAGCCGCGGATCGCGGAGACGGTGGAGTTCAACGACTGGCTGCGCCACAACGGGCCGGCCCTCGACCCTCCCGTCGATCTGCTCGACACCACCACGCTCGAGCTCGCGGAGACCGCGCGGCGGGTCGTCGAGTGGGTGCGGCGTGGCCTGGATCAGGCCTGCAACGCTGACCCGTAG
- a CDS encoding zf-TFIIB domain-containing protein, giving the protein MICPKCQNRMHTVDKQGVHIEQCQGCRGIFLDRGELEQIANAERSFYGGHAGAPGHYADSPPPHQRHGGGRYSDSPPPYGHQRGHYSDSPPPYGHHGGQKRRKGFLDELFG; this is encoded by the coding sequence GTGATCTGTCCGAAGTGTCAGAACCGGATGCATACCGTCGACAAGCAAGGCGTACACATCGAGCAGTGCCAGGGCTGCCGGGGGATCTTCCTCGACCGTGGCGAGCTCGAGCAGATCGCCAACGCCGAGCGGAGCTTCTACGGTGGCCACGCCGGTGCGCCCGGCCACTACGCCGACTCACCCCCGCCCCACCAGCGGCACGGAGGCGGGCGCTACAGCGACTCGCCGCCCCCGTACGGGCATCAGCGCGGCCACTACAGCGACTCGCCGCCGCCCTACGGCCACCACGGGGGGCAGAAGCGCCGCAAGGGCTTCCTCGACGAGCTGTTCGGATGA